GATGTCATTGTGCACCAGGAGAACCGTGTGTCTGGAGAGGAGCCTGTGCGCGGAGGCCACCCCCAGGCAGGtcccaccccttcctgctccAGGCTGGGCAGCGTATCCTGGTGCTGTGCTCTCCCCCCAATCTGGGAGCGACCAGTCCAGCTACCAGGGGCAACCCCACAGGCAGGTCCCACTTACGCTGGTCCTTGGAGCTGGGACAAGATGGGTTCAAGCCACCTGGGCACTGCCCACCCCACAGCCTCACCGCTGCTCTGACCCTCTGCTTCCCACCGGGCCCCGGGAGCGCAGAGACCGGGCACAGCACTATGCGCGCGGGCCAGGCGCCCGCTCTGCCCCCCGTGCCAGGCGCCCGCTCTGCCCCCCGTGCCAGGCGCCCGCTCTGCCCCCCATGCCACGCGCTGGCCTTTGTGCCCCCCGTGCCAGGCGCCCGCTCTGCCCCCCGTGCCAGGCGCCCGCTCTGCCCCCCGTGCCAGGCGCCCGCTCTGCCCCCCGTGCCAGGCGCTGGCCTTTGTGCCCTCTCCACGCTGGGCTGGGCAGCCCTGTATGGGGAGGCGACTCGGAGGGGCATTTCCACCCCTTTTACGCTCCCCAAGCGGCAACAGCCCCCCGTCTCCCCAAGCTGCAGTTCAATCCCCAGGGTGCTGATGGCTCCAGCCTCTCAAGGGGACGCGACCTCCCAACTCCCGTGGTGCAGCCCCAGGGGGAGCcggctgctgccccctcccccgaggggTGAGAAGCGGTAGGAGGGCAGACAGGGGTGGCTGATCCATGTCCTGACCCCTTAAAGGCAGTGAAGTATCTGAGACTTTCCCCTCCGGGCAGATGTCCTGGCTGTAactcagcccctctccctgtgGCTTCAGCTGCATCCAGGcttctccttcacttcctgtcccaaattgTGGTGGTCTTGTTGTGCAGCTgtcatgctccaccccagaggtggctgcacttcacTGGTGAGGGAAAGGACCTGGTCAGCCCCTCCCCCGAGGTTGGGGAGCTTTGAGTTCTTCTTCTTCtaaaaaacaccaaaaaaggGCAAAGCTGCTGCTTATCACACAAGACTGACCACGTTGACAGCAGCACACGGCCGGGTGTGTGAAAATCTTGGCTAACACCTTTACACAGACACACGGGTGTGGAGAGGAGCCTGTGCCCAGAGGCCACCCACCCTGTCAAAGGAAGAGGCCAGCTGCACCCCTGAGAGCAAGGGGAGGGGCTTGGCCAGGTCACTCCTTCCCTGCAGTCTGTTCACACAGCCGCCCAGCTGCAGCGGTGATGGGCACCAGTTGGGCTAGACAGCGGGATGTGTCCCGAGAGAGAGAGCTGGTGTGGGGATGGATGAATGGCTAGACGGGGGCCTGTCTGGGGAGGAATAGCTAGAACAGAGAGACAGGAGGTCTGCATGAGGGGCGGGGGGATTGTACGATCTCTATGGAGACAGGCAGTTCTGGGGACATCCGGCTGTTTAACGCTGACCTGCCCGTGTTCTGCGCCCCGGCCGCAGTATGGCCCCGCCTCGTGTGCACGGTGCTGGCCGGGGTTATCTGGGCCTGCTGCTCTCTGTGGCTGCCTTTCCTCTAGGGAAAAAACCAGCCTTCGAACAGGCCCCGAAAGCAGcagaagggaggggctggggacactCCAGAGCTGCTGGGCCCAGCCAGGCTTTCGGGGCCTGGGACTGCGAGATGGAAGATCATCCTGCCCGAGGTTAAAATGTTCTGGCCTCGTGCTCAGGGAGCTGGGCTGCAACTCCAGGAACCCAGGGCCTTGTCCTGCCACAACCCCTGGAGCCggattgtcagggctcagtggggaggtgCGGGGGCTCGGCCCAcaggaaaatcccaccctttcACTCCCTGGGCCctagttcctcatctgtaacgTGGGGAGAACGGCCCTGCCTTGTCCTGCCACGAGCACGCCGGGGCTGGGACGGTCTCTCCGGGCCCCAGCTTCTCAACACATGGCCTGCTGGGGCAGCCCACGTGACATCCCCAGGGCCATACAGGCAggatattgtgtggatgcagcccccAATGGTAAATCACTTGAGAAGTActggtctgggcggcgcccggcccgacggggccctgatctcggccagggtctgggcagcgcccggcatgacggggccctgatctccgctggggtctgggcggcgcccggcccgatggggctctgatcttggccggggtctgggcggcgcccggcccgatggggctctgatcttggccggggtctgggcggcgcccggcgcgatggggccctgatctccgcCGGGGTGTGGGCGGCGCGATCGTAACACACCTAATAGTAATTTAACAAGGCAGCCCTGCGTGGTGAACGACGGTTTTCCAACCTGGCACGCAGAGGCTGGACAGGGACAGGGACGATGGCGTTGAACgttgttttttaaaactgcaCAGAAGCCACCAGGAAATGACGGTTTAGAGCCAAAGAAAACAGCTCCAGGGCCTGTTCCTGCCCCCTTGCCCCAGGCAGGATCCGGAGTAACTTGCACAGATGAGGGAAGCACAAGCAGACGCTGGCACCAAAGGTCTCCCATGAGCCATGTGCTCAGACCCAGGCAGGAAGCTGCAATCAGCAGCCACATCCAGGAAGGACCCAGCACTTTCCGCCCTGCGCACTGGTCTCCCTGAAGCCCCAGGAGTGGCTGCTGGGAAGCAAGATGCGGGCGAAGCCCTGGAGCTGAGCAAGGGGAGGCGGGATGGGAGGGAGGCGCCGACCCTGCTGCCCTCCCTCCACTTGCAGTGTGGACGTTCCCATGAGcctgcctgggctccagcaatagTCGGCCTGACACGGCGCAAACAGGACCAGAAATCAGCAGCCCTGGCCTCCTTCACTGCCCCAGCAGAGCGTGTGTGAGCCGTGGGGAGCAGGCCCCTAAGCACTGGCTCGCCGCTGTTCATTACTAGTATTTTACAGAACGGTTCCAGGGCACAAAGTCTTTAGAAAACTCAACTCCCACGGATGAGGAACGGGGCCCAGCCAAGAGGAACTAGCCCTTGGGAGTGACTGCGGCTGCAGCTCTGAGTGGCACGGCCCAGCCTCCGCCCTGCCGCGAGCAGGCGCTGCCCTCCTGCCCTGCGTGCAAAGCTTGCCCAGCCCGCCCTGGCTGGACGCGTGATGCCTCCCGCGCCAGGCCTGCCCTGCGGCATCACGGGGGGGGCAttaacccctcccctgctgtcagcTTGGGCTGTTACACCCCCGCCTGCAGGGCCTGTGGGCAGCACCACAGAGCAGGAAGCCTAGGGGTTGGGGAGcatgtggggcagggaggctgtGCGGGACAGACCGGCTCAGCCAGCAGTGCTGAGACTCAGCACCCACCTGTCGCACGCCCAGGGGAGCCAGCCCCTCTGCCTGGGGTTCGAGCcggcctggcttccccagccccccgcagGGCCTGGTGTGACACGGTACCTCAGAGCAGCACCCTGGACCTGGCATGAGGCTCTGTGGGGCACAAAGTACGCCCGGTGAGGTGTCCTTcaaaaagtcttgatctgttgaaggTTAACAGCCTGTTGGATTGTAGGCGAGGGTCTGACGCACTGAAATCCCTTGTGAGGCTGGGAACACCCACCGCCAGCCCAGGGAGCCGCCAGACAGCGGCTAATGGCTCGTCAGCGCCCATCCGAGAGACGCCCGACCAACCCCCCTCACTGCACGCTGGGGGGAAGTGCCGGCATCACTCGGCCTCACTGCccccaactcaacacctggaaacccGGCTGGAGGCAAAGAGCCAACCGGGGGAGTGAGGATCTGGGACCTGTTTGTACCATCGGTCAGGGTGAGACACAGCTTGAGTCAGCGGCTGCTTGGCCTGCAGAACTGGGACTGCACATTTCTTGTTTCTTACGTAACCGACTCTGATCTGCACACGCGGTACGTGCAATCACTGACATCCCTCTGCGGTTACTAGACCTGGGTTAGATTTTACCTAAAACAGGGTCTTTTGGTGGAAGAAcgtgggaaatctcagctcagtttacaaaggccgGTGCGTGTCCTCGccccatggagggaggggcggacGGGTAATGAACTTACTCTGGCCAGGCTTCCGACCCGGGCAGGCCGGTGCAGCTCTGGGGAGGAATTGGCTGGTGTTGGTTCGAGTGACCGGGAGATGGCTCGTGTACCGCAGCTGGGCAGTGCCCGTCAGAGGCTGGCAacttggccacagcatcacagcgTGAGAGGGAGACCCCAGGCCGGTGGGACaggcagccagggccgcccagagggggggcaagtggagcaatttgccccaggccccgcagaggcccccatgagagtttttcggggcccctggagcggggtccttcactcgctccaggggccccgggaaactctcgtggggcccccggagcttcttccgctctgggtcttcggcagcaattcggtggcgggggggtggggagggagggagtccttccgccccgggacccgcccccGAGGTGCCCCGAAGACCagaggcggggggtccttccgccacGTGCCACATGCAGGGCGAGGGGTGATGCCCCCCCGGGGGCTGTGCTCCTGctcgctccctcccctcccccagtttagGGTAAACCCTTCAGGCAAAAGGGAAACCCCTCCCTGGCCCGGCAGCCCCCGCCGAGAACGCTGGGCTCGGATGCCTggcgccccagccccacagaaggcAGGACAAGCCAGCACCAGGCAGTGCAGTAGCGGCAGCTCTTTAATGGCCGTGCGCCGGCAGGACAGGCCGTTTAACAGTCACGCTCCAGGCAAGCGGGAGAAggcaactcccccacccccccgggcacGGCTCAGCTTCCCTCCAGTCACTTCCAAGTCACTTTGCAGCccccaggtgcattgtgggagggCAGCGGGATGCTGCCTCGGCGCCAGTCCCCTTTCCGCACACGCTCACTGGGGCCGACTCACTCAACAGGCCTCCTGCGGCGGGCGCCGTCCCTCGGGGCTAGGGGTAGTCGCCGTAGGGCAGCCGGAAGGGGTACAGAGCGGTGTAGCGGGAGTCGtgccacagcagcttctcctccAGGAAGGAGACTGTGTCCAGCGTGAGCACCAGTGTCTCGTGCTTGAGTATGCTGTGCACGTTGAGACCTGAAAGAGACCCAGGGCGGGGTCACAGcgtgccctgcccagcccagcccggatCTGTGCGGTGCAGGgtagcccagcaccccctgcccacgtGGCAGCCCCTGCAATGGTTCctgacaccccaccccagaggcaggcaCATCTCAGGGCTGGCCGAGGGAGCCGTCTATAAACAgcctccacaccccaccccagagccagctgcattcTCCCCCAACCCACGCTGGGAGGAAGGGACAAGGACTGTGGAAGGCTGGTGCTTGCTGTACTGCAGGCGGGGGACGAGGCGAGGGCCAGGGTACAAACTCCCCTTACAGGGCAGTATGCAGCAGGGAGGAAAGGCACCGCGTCCCGCAGGCCAGGGCTCTCGTGAAGACCCCCAGCTTGGGCCCCTCTGGGAGGCCAGCATGGTGACCTTGGGGGGGCCAGcacgccccccgcccctccagcaCTCACCTAGGGCTGGCACCAGGGTGATGGTTTTCAGGCTGGCTGCTGCCTTCATGATGTTCTCAGGCATCTTGTtgctggagcagaggcagaggaggaATCGTGAGCTCAggcccaggctgccctggggacTCCCCCCCACGCCCGAGACCCTCCTCCAGGCTGCGTGCAGGGCCTGGCGCGCCGACGCCAGCCAGGGGGCATTGGCACAGGGCAGCCAGGAGACCGGTCCCCACCTCTCTTGGGGAAGGCTGGGAGCACTACCCCCTAGGCCCAaaccctgcagcacccccagatctctcaccagcagggggcgctctactCCTGGGCCCCAGGCCCGGCCTCCCCACGCTCTCCTCTCCCGCCAGGCCCCCAGATCACACCCTCTGCTGGGTGTCTGGGGTTTATGGTTCTCCACGTCTCCCCCCTCCCGCTCCCACTCACACGTCGACAATCAGCACGGACTGGCCCCATTGCCTGTATCGCGCTAGGTCCGCCAGGTACTGGGGGTCACAGGTCGGCATGTCCAGGCCATCCACAATGTGCAGGTTGTCCTGGAAACACAAAATACGCTCGGTACCTTTCAGCTGCTTTACCCCCCTGCCACCAGCCGCCGGAGCCAGGGTGACCCCCCCATCCAGCCTCTAAGCCAGCTGAGGCCCTCCCCATCCCCGAGCCAGCCAGACCCTCCCCCTTCAGCTGGGCTAGGAAAGGACCTTCTAGGAAGGGGtcacaacccctccccctcctAGCTACCAAGTGACCAGAACGCCTGGCAACAAGGCCCTGCACCTGGCAGAATGAGACCCTGGGGACCCCAGCGCACCCCTCTTCTATCTGTGCTCGTACACACAGCAGGTCCGGGCAAGAGCAGGGGCCAGAAGCCAGGAGTCCGGGTTCCCAGTCCCCCGCCCGACTTCACCCAGTCCCCTAGCCCGAGACAGAAGCCAGGAGCCCCAGTTCCTACTCCCCCCGCTCGAcctaacccaggagtcctggcactccacccacccacactaaGCAGCCCAGCAGCCCCTGTGCATGGGCCCTGTCCACACGTGCTACCTGCATCAGCCTGGTCGTCAGCGCCACCTTGAGGCCCAAGACGCGCACTTTCATGGGCAGCATGTAGTAGTAGCTGGTGGGGCCCCTGGGGCCATGGATGATGCCGCCtggaagggagaggagctggggtgaccagatgtccccattttatagggaccgtcCCGGTTTTTGGgtctattacccccacccccgtcccgatttttcacacttgctgtctggtcaccctagaggcaGCAGGAGGTCAGGAGGGATCAGTGCCCGCAGGAGGGGGCTCGGAGGGCGTCTCAGATTCAGGGGCATGATTGGCTCTGCCCTgagcagcccccctgctcccccactgcACAGCACTGTACTGACTCCCAatccagggagcccagctgcccgcCCCCCCACCCATTGAATGCACACGCGCTGCGGCAGCACCGGTCATGGGCCACGTGGCCCCGGCTGCGCCCTGGGGCACGGGAGACTGGAGCAGGGCCCAGAGTCACGCAGCTTCCGGGGCCCTGGCTCCatttgccccctgccccccacccggcGTCAGAGGAATGGGCTCAGAACCTGGCTGATTCATTTGAATTATATttggtgaatcatagaatctcaggggtggaagggacctcaggaggtgcctagtcccaccccctgctcagagcaggaccaatcccaactcaatccccaaatggccccctcaaggattgaactcacaaccctgagtttagcaggccaaggctcaaagcACCGAGCTCGGGCAGAACCCGTGAGGGCTGGGAGCCACTCACCGCCGCGCCAGAGGGGGGAGCGGATGCTGCCGTGCCGGGCCCGGCCGCTGCCCTTCTGCGGCCAGGGCTTCTTGCCCCCGCCGCGCACCTCCGCTCGCGTCTTCACCTTGGCGTAGCTCTGAAAGGAGAGTGCGGGTCAGAGCGCCCAGCGGGGTGAGCACCGCGGACCCGCCTGACCCAACTTGCTCCCACTcaacgggggaaactgaggcacgggggagGGACTCGTCCGGCGGCACACAGAGACGGGGACAGAACCCACGAGTCCTGACTCCTAGGCCCCGACCTCTAaccactcccagagctgggaacagaacccaggtgtcagTGGCCTAGGGGcactctcccatcccatccccacttCTCAGGGTCCCCACCCCCCGGCTCTGCACACACTCACTATCCTCTTGTAGTTCCTCTGCCAGACTGCGACCGTGTGCAGGATGTCGACCctgcagagggaaagcacagAGACCAGGGGTTGGCGCAGGCTGTGCCGAGTGAGACAGCAGGCGGTGTGTGTCTGAGGAGCACACAgcggcaggcagagctgcagttTAACAAGCAACATCGGGGAGCGAACACCCCAGGGGTTCACGATTTCTCTCTGGGTTGGAATTAGCCCTGGGGACAGGATCCCAGTGTTTAGCCACAAGGCTGGCATTTGGGTGACCCCCttgggggggcagagagcagttCTGTCCCCATTGTTCAGCCGATGTTTGGCCGGCTTTATCTCAGCGCAAAGGTGACTGTGGGGGCCAGGCCAGCAAACAGCTCTGAGACAACTCCTTCAGAGCGGGGCTGGATCAGAGGGAAAGGGCCCCCGTCCCGATCCCCACCCCCTGAGGCAGCCATTCCCTGTAGAGGGTGCTCATTCCCCCTTAACCGGACGCTCCCCGGGCCGACGACACGTCTCTGAACCGTACCGGGGCATTACTGCAAAGACATCGGGATGCAGGTCTGCCAGGCCCACGTGTCTGTCGTCATAGTGCCTGAGGGACTCCACCCAGGCCTGCACGGCCGTGCGGTGAGAGGGGATCGCAAGGCGGCAATCCCGCAGGACAGGGGCGCTGGGGGTCGCCAGGGGCGGCTTTTCTAGGAGGCACAAACAAAAGAGGTCTGAGCAGCCACTGCAGAGCCCGCGCGCTTCGTGCAGCCACAAGCAGATCGTAGCAGCCTCTGGCCAGGAATAACCGGCCCATTTTCAGCCCATGGTACGTGATGGTCACAGTCCGTCCGGGTTAAAACTGACTATCCCTGATTGACAACACATAACAAGTCACTCTGCTAAGGCAGGTAGCAGAGGCCAGGTGCTCATCTCCTGCAGAACCACAACCCGCTGCACAACTCAACTCTAAAGCCAGCCAGgcaccatcacacacacacagcaaagcaGACAACAGAGCGAGAGCGCAAAACTGGCTCTCTGGCCACCCTACGCTCACTGGCCACAAGCAAGCCAGAGCTACCAAACACACCCAAGAGCACAGTGTGACGGCAACAGTGACCAGGCAGCACCTGGATCTAGTGGCGAGGGCACAGGACAGAGACATGGGACATATGAGTATGAAtatgaatatgagtcaacagtgtgcccttgttgccaagaaggctaatggcattttgggttgtataagtaggggcattgccagcagatcgagggatgtgatcattcccctctattcagcactggtgaggcctcatctggagtactgtgtccagttttgggccccacactacaagaaggatgtggataaattggagggagtccagcggagggcaacaaaaatgattagggggctggagcacatgacttacgaggagaggctgagggaactgggattgtttagtctgcagaagagaagaatgaggggggatttgatagctgctttcaactacctgaaagggggttccaaagaggatggatctagactgttctcagtggtagcagatgacagaacaaggagtaatggtctcaagttgcagtgggggaagtctaggttggatattaggaaacactatttcactaggagggtggtgaagcactggaatgggttacctagggaggaggtggaatctccttccttagaggtttttaaggcccggcttgacaaagccctggctgggatgatttagttgggtttggtcctgctttgagcagggggttggactagatccctcctgaggtcccttccaaccctgagattctatgacacCTACTCCCACCGCTGCCCAGCTgggtgacctagggcaagtcccttctccctctgcgcctcggtttcccctcctgcctttgtctgtttagaccaggggtagtcaatagacAGACCGCGGGCTAAACCTGGACCGCCACATGCTTTTCaatggaccccaaaatctttttatttacttatcatgACTGTTATTTTTTAACTATTTTCTCTGAAGTCTGGACCCTGATTATTCCTTGAACAAGaaatctggaccttgacaaaGAAGAATTGACTCCCCCAGTAGACTGTGAGCACTTTGGGGCCAGGGAACCCCTCTCACTCTgagtctgtgcagcgcctggcacggcGGGGGCCCCCGACCCTCAGTCAGGGgcctgtgcagtgcccagcaccgCAGGAGCCCTGAACCGTGGCTGGGGACTCCAGGTGTTaccgtaatacaaataaacaacaatACAGCCTCCACCCCCCACCAGAGGATGAGCTGACCTCTAACAGAGGTTTGAAAGACACTTCCCCTGGGGGGCGGTTATCCCACTACCACCTCCTGCAGGGTTCCCCCCCGAAGCAGCCGGTGCTGTCCCCTGTCACACCCAGGAGATTAATCCAGTTGGCTCCCCTGGTCTGTTCCAGCAAGCTTGGTCTTGCGCAATCCCTGCACTCCTACTTCTTATGGCACCTGTGATCTCATTTCACACCCGGCCACCACACAGGGCCCGGGCACAGGAACCGCAGAGGCAGCACTTTAGAACCATGAACGGGACTCACCCGCCTGGGATGCGGCTTCCACCACGTCTGGGGAGGGTACGGGCGCCTCGGGAAGCCCCAGCCGGCCGGCAGAGGTGGCCAGAGCCTTGGAGAGGGAGGAAAGACAAGGGGAGGGAGCGGTCAGAGCACAGAGTCGTGAGGGGAAAGGCGCAGCGGTGGAAGTCACATGTTGCACCCACTGTTGTTAAAACGCCCCAGGCTCAGGCCAGCGCCATACTCCAATACTGTGTCGCCATGGCTACCCTGGTCAAGGTATGGGGGAAATCGCACCCCTTGGCCCCACAGCTGCGGTGCCGGCCTGTTGTATATGCTGCACCTacaggagggggctgtgccagCCAAGCACTGGCAGGcccagtcccaggctggcagaaccTGATCAGCTGAGAGTTTAAACCCCACACTGGAGCACTTTGCGAAATCATTCACCCTCGCACCTGAGCCAGCTCGTCCCCAGGggagggagccccccccccagcgaggAAAGGGGCCCGGAGAACGCGGGGCCCCGAGCCACACGTCCCTGCTGGCTCAGCTGCAGCCCATCCccgctcacccccccccccaccggagcagagggagctcagggctgcagccccctcctccccgcccagggGGCATCACCCTGCCGGGCTCCGCCCTTTGACCCCAGCCCAAGGCCCCTTCACGCCCCCAGCCGCTGGCCCTGTGACCCCGacaccacccagccctgagctctgctctgcgcccccagctcctcccccgccccgcagGGCCCCTTCCCCGGGCGCCCTCTGACCTCTGACCcccacagggccccttccccggGCGCCCTCTGACCTCTGACCCCCACAGGGCCCCTTCACCCCGAGCGCCCTCTGACCTCTGACCcccacagggccccttccccggGCGCCCTCTGACCTCTGACCCCCTCACCCGCGCGGCCGCGCCCCGGCTCCAGAGCCGGCTCCCAGCCCGGATCATGGCGCCCCGTCCCCGGCCGCGGGAAGAGCCACCGCCGGCCCCACGTGAGCGCCCAGGAGCGGCGGCGGGTCCGACAGAGCCGCGTCCGGCGCATGCCGATGACGCAAGAGGAGACAGCGCGCTCTCGCGGGGCTCCtagggggcggggccggaggcACTTCCGGTtggcggggaagggggaggggaggtgctgggggtaaCGCCCATCATGG
The DNA window shown above is from Mauremys reevesii isolate NIE-2019 linkage group 25, ASM1616193v1, whole genome shotgun sequence and carries:
- the MRPL4 gene encoding 39S ribosomal protein L4, mitochondrial isoform X2 codes for the protein MIRAGSRLWSRGAAARALATSAGRLGLPEAPVPSPDVVEAASQAEKPPLATPSAPVLRDCRLAIPSHRTAVQAWVESLRHYDDRHVGLADLHPDVFAVMPRVDILHTVAVWQRNYKRISYAKVKTRAEVRGGGKKPWPQKGSGRARHGSIRSPLWRGGGIIHGPRGPTSYYYMLPMKVRVLGLKVALTTRLMQDNLHIVDGLDMPTCDPQYLADLARYRQWGQSVLIVDVNKMPENIMKAAASLKTITLVPALGLNVHSILKHETLVLTLDTVSFLEEKLLWHDSRYTALYPFRLPYGDYP
- the MRPL4 gene encoding 39S ribosomal protein L4, mitochondrial isoform X1 — protein: MIRAGSRLWSRGAAARVRGSEALATSAGRLGLPEAPVPSPDVVEAASQAEKPPLATPSAPVLRDCRLAIPSHRTAVQAWVESLRHYDDRHVGLADLHPDVFAVMPRVDILHTVAVWQRNYKRISYAKVKTRAEVRGGGKKPWPQKGSGRARHGSIRSPLWRGGGIIHGPRGPTSYYYMLPMKVRVLGLKVALTTRLMQDNLHIVDGLDMPTCDPQYLADLARYRQWGQSVLIVDVNKMPENIMKAAASLKTITLVPALGLNVHSILKHETLVLTLDTVSFLEEKLLWHDSRYTALYPFRLPYGDYP